One window from the genome of Paramisgurnus dabryanus chromosome 24, PD_genome_1.1, whole genome shotgun sequence encodes:
- the malt2 gene encoding MALT paracaspase 2 isoform X1 codes for MEDRNLGLDTLSEAALTRLGYMLDNLHYGWKQLAKAVADQPQFCCSDKELTDCSLKVLSPNGSPGRYLLALLADRKCTLDFLLHCLKKIEHRDAVGFLTMHVMEQINITQQPQSQRVPEGSRAVLSCKAVGPLDLTYQWFKGKDEVPRGSSSELVLDYLNPAQQGHYICRVSSGDKYVFSNWANVRLVRSGGASAGSSYFPSPSSGLLITKQPRPQSLVEGDALCLECGAQANPPPQFQWYHNKQPMPNSTRSILKIPCVTTAHRGAYTCRIYNLYHEMWSDQVQVNIGPGSVSDASWEMTETDTPDAPPKQMSDFYATDKVALLIGNMNYLHHRLLRAPMADVHELTNLLRQLDFKVVSLLDLNWQEMHSAVNEFLLLLDRGVYGLLYFAGHGYENYGNSFMVPTDAPASYTSKHCLWVQDVLQRMQQRQTGLNIFLMDMCRKRNPNDDSIPQPGPLKVTANIVFGYATCVDAEAFEVNKDDLSNGIFMSFLKKRLMEPEKVTVLLDKVAEDMGRCLITRGRQALELRSNLSERRALTDRIQAPDCKVTASTRNLQWAIAHVIPESRCLEFECGIKVQLGFAAEFSNIMIIYTRILDTPKDIVSCSAQLSDFTEGPEVDLKHSNQESLLEAGSLLLSMDDLQPLEQPLLFTRISALQRLQKEMSFTVCLHYKYTNLDEELLEEKRVSVGKPLVSKLNLYEPRPPCSASSSSELQTPSMLESLSFSESLSANLADENFSSIGSESTSWSYYQRTMESPTISGLKNEPEESISPEFLECESPSRDTKSLSSAASKEPPFKFSNLHNSI; via the exons ATGGAGGACAGAAATTTGGGTCTGGACACCCTGAGCGAAGCAGCATTAACCAGACTCGGTTATATGCTGGATAATTTACATTATGGTTGGAAACAGCTTGCGAAGGCGGTGGCCGACCAACCACAATTCTGCTGTAG tgaTAAGGAGTTGACTGACTGCTCACTCAAGGTGCTAAGTCCAAATGGCAGCCCCGGGCGATATCTCCTCGCCCTCCTTGCAGATCGAAAATGTACCCTGGATTTCCTACTGCACTGCTTAAAGAAAATTGAGCACAGAGATGCTGTTGGATTTCTCACTATGCACG TGATGGAGCAGATTAATATCACACAGCAGCCACAAAGTCAGCGGGTACCAGAGGGAAGCCGTGCGGTTCTGTCCTGCAAAGCTGTTGGACCTCTGGATCTCACCTACCAGTGGTTCAAGGGCAAAGATGAG GTGCCAAGAGGCAGTAGTTCAGAACTGGTGCTTGACTATTTGAATCCAGCTCAACAAGGCCACTACATCTGCCGTGTAAGTTCTGGAGACAAGTACGTCTTCTCCAACTGGGCCAACGTACGTCTAGTGAGGTCTGGAGGCGCAAGTGCAG GTTCCAGTTACTTTCCTTCGCCGTCTAGTGGCTTGCTCATAACAAAGCAGCCCAGGCCTCAGTCATTGGTGGAGGGTGATGCTCTCTGTCTCGAATGCGGTGCTCAGGCCAACCCGCCTCCACAGTTCCAGTGGTACCATAACAAACAGCCAATGCCAAATTCCACAAGAAGCATCTTAAAG ATTCCATGCGTAACCACAGCTCACCGCGGTGCATACACCTGCAGGATTTACAACCTTTATCATGAAATGTGGAGCGATCAGGTGCAAGTAAACATAG GTCCTGGTTCCGTTTCGGACGCATCATGGGAAATGACTGAAACGG ATACTCCAGATGCTCCACCGAAACAAATGAGTGATTTTTACG CCACTGATAAGGTCGCGCTGCTTATCGGGAACATGAACTACCTACATCATAGACTGCTGAGAGCGCCAATGGCCGACGTGCATGAGCTGACAAACCTTTTACGCCAGCTGGATTTTAAGGTCGTCTCTCTGCTGGACCTCAACTGGCAAGAGATGCACAGTGCCGTCAATGAGTTCCTGCTGCTGCTGGATCGAGGAGTTTATG GGCTGTTGTACTTTGCCGGTCATGGCTATGAGAATTATGGGAACAGTTTCATGGTGCCCACCGATGCTCCAGCCTCATATACCTCCAAACACTGTCTCTGGGTTCAGGACGTGTTACAGCGCATGCAACAACGCCAGACAGGACTGAACATCTTTCTGATGGACATGTGTCGCAAACG AAACCCGAACGACGACAGCATCCCACAGCCCGGCCCCTTGAAAGTCACCGCAAACATTGTGTTTGGCTATGCAAC GTGCGTCGATGCCGAAGCATTTGAAGTAAACAAAGACGATCTTTCTAATGGAATCTTCATGAGCTTCCTCAAGAAGAGACTTATGGAGCCGGAGAAGGTCACAGTCTTACTTGATAAAGTAGCAGAAG ACATGGGAAGATGTCTTATCACCCGAGGCCGGCAGGCTCTGGAGCTGCGCAGTAATCTCTCTGAACGTCGTGCTCTTACTGACCGCATTCAGGCCCCGGACTGCAAAGTCACAGCATCAACGCGAAACTTACAGTGGGCTATCGCACATG TGATTCCTGAAAGTCGCTGTCTTGAGTTTGAATGCGGCATTAAGGTACAACTGGGCTTCGCTGCAGAGTTTTCCAACATCATGATCATCTACACTCGGATACTGGATACTCCAAAAGACATCGTATCCTGCTCTGCACAACTCTCTGACTTCACAGAG GGCCCTGAAGTAGACCTGAAACACAGCAATCAGGAGAGTCTGCTTGAAGCTGGCAGCTTGCTGCTGTCCATGGATGATCTACAACCTCTGGAACAGCCTCTGCTTTTTACTCGTATTAGTGCCTTGCAAAGGCTCCAG AAAGAAATGTCGTTTACTGTGTGTCTACACTACAAGTACACTAACCTTGATGAAGAGTTATTGGAGGAGAAAAGGGTGTCTGTAGGCAAACCCCTAGTATCAAAACTCAACCTCTACGAACCACGACCGCCCTGCTCAGCATCTTCCTCCTCAGAGCTACAAACGCCCAGCATGCTGGAGTCTTTATCCTTCAGCGAAAGCTTGAGTGCCAACCTGGCAGACGAAAACTTTTCTTCTATCGGATCTGAATCCACTTCGTGGTCCTATTATCAGAGGACTATGGAGTCACCCACAATATCTGGATTAAAAAATGAACCAGAGGAAAGCATAAGCCCAGAGTTTCTTGAGTGTGAAAGCCCGAGTCGTGACACTAAAAGTTTGTCTAGTGCTGCTTCTAAGGAGCCCCCGTTCAAATTCAGCAACTTACATAATTCGATTTAA
- the malt2 gene encoding MALT paracaspase 2 isoform X2: MHVMEQINITQQPQSQRVPEGSRAVLSCKAVGPLDLTYQWFKGKDEVPRGSSSELVLDYLNPAQQGHYICRVSSGDKYVFSNWANVRLVRSGGASAGSSYFPSPSSGLLITKQPRPQSLVEGDALCLECGAQANPPPQFQWYHNKQPMPNSTRSILKIPCVTTAHRGAYTCRIYNLYHEMWSDQVQVNIGPGSVSDASWEMTETDTPDAPPKQMSDFYATDKVALLIGNMNYLHHRLLRAPMADVHELTNLLRQLDFKVVSLLDLNWQEMHSAVNEFLLLLDRGVYGLLYFAGHGYENYGNSFMVPTDAPASYTSKHCLWVQDVLQRMQQRQTGLNIFLMDMCRKRNPNDDSIPQPGPLKVTANIVFGYATCVDAEAFEVNKDDLSNGIFMSFLKKRLMEPEKVTVLLDKVAEDMGRCLITRGRQALELRSNLSERRALTDRIQAPDCKVTASTRNLQWAIAHVIPESRCLEFECGIKVQLGFAAEFSNIMIIYTRILDTPKDIVSCSAQLSDFTEGPEVDLKHSNQESLLEAGSLLLSMDDLQPLEQPLLFTRISALQRLQKEMSFTVCLHYKYTNLDEELLEEKRVSVGKPLVSKLNLYEPRPPCSASSSSELQTPSMLESLSFSESLSANLADENFSSIGSESTSWSYYQRTMESPTISGLKNEPEESISPEFLECESPSRDTKSLSSAASKEPPFKFSNLHNSI, encoded by the exons ATGCACG TGATGGAGCAGATTAATATCACACAGCAGCCACAAAGTCAGCGGGTACCAGAGGGAAGCCGTGCGGTTCTGTCCTGCAAAGCTGTTGGACCTCTGGATCTCACCTACCAGTGGTTCAAGGGCAAAGATGAG GTGCCAAGAGGCAGTAGTTCAGAACTGGTGCTTGACTATTTGAATCCAGCTCAACAAGGCCACTACATCTGCCGTGTAAGTTCTGGAGACAAGTACGTCTTCTCCAACTGGGCCAACGTACGTCTAGTGAGGTCTGGAGGCGCAAGTGCAG GTTCCAGTTACTTTCCTTCGCCGTCTAGTGGCTTGCTCATAACAAAGCAGCCCAGGCCTCAGTCATTGGTGGAGGGTGATGCTCTCTGTCTCGAATGCGGTGCTCAGGCCAACCCGCCTCCACAGTTCCAGTGGTACCATAACAAACAGCCAATGCCAAATTCCACAAGAAGCATCTTAAAG ATTCCATGCGTAACCACAGCTCACCGCGGTGCATACACCTGCAGGATTTACAACCTTTATCATGAAATGTGGAGCGATCAGGTGCAAGTAAACATAG GTCCTGGTTCCGTTTCGGACGCATCATGGGAAATGACTGAAACGG ATACTCCAGATGCTCCACCGAAACAAATGAGTGATTTTTACG CCACTGATAAGGTCGCGCTGCTTATCGGGAACATGAACTACCTACATCATAGACTGCTGAGAGCGCCAATGGCCGACGTGCATGAGCTGACAAACCTTTTACGCCAGCTGGATTTTAAGGTCGTCTCTCTGCTGGACCTCAACTGGCAAGAGATGCACAGTGCCGTCAATGAGTTCCTGCTGCTGCTGGATCGAGGAGTTTATG GGCTGTTGTACTTTGCCGGTCATGGCTATGAGAATTATGGGAACAGTTTCATGGTGCCCACCGATGCTCCAGCCTCATATACCTCCAAACACTGTCTCTGGGTTCAGGACGTGTTACAGCGCATGCAACAACGCCAGACAGGACTGAACATCTTTCTGATGGACATGTGTCGCAAACG AAACCCGAACGACGACAGCATCCCACAGCCCGGCCCCTTGAAAGTCACCGCAAACATTGTGTTTGGCTATGCAAC GTGCGTCGATGCCGAAGCATTTGAAGTAAACAAAGACGATCTTTCTAATGGAATCTTCATGAGCTTCCTCAAGAAGAGACTTATGGAGCCGGAGAAGGTCACAGTCTTACTTGATAAAGTAGCAGAAG ACATGGGAAGATGTCTTATCACCCGAGGCCGGCAGGCTCTGGAGCTGCGCAGTAATCTCTCTGAACGTCGTGCTCTTACTGACCGCATTCAGGCCCCGGACTGCAAAGTCACAGCATCAACGCGAAACTTACAGTGGGCTATCGCACATG TGATTCCTGAAAGTCGCTGTCTTGAGTTTGAATGCGGCATTAAGGTACAACTGGGCTTCGCTGCAGAGTTTTCCAACATCATGATCATCTACACTCGGATACTGGATACTCCAAAAGACATCGTATCCTGCTCTGCACAACTCTCTGACTTCACAGAG GGCCCTGAAGTAGACCTGAAACACAGCAATCAGGAGAGTCTGCTTGAAGCTGGCAGCTTGCTGCTGTCCATGGATGATCTACAACCTCTGGAACAGCCTCTGCTTTTTACTCGTATTAGTGCCTTGCAAAGGCTCCAG AAAGAAATGTCGTTTACTGTGTGTCTACACTACAAGTACACTAACCTTGATGAAGAGTTATTGGAGGAGAAAAGGGTGTCTGTAGGCAAACCCCTAGTATCAAAACTCAACCTCTACGAACCACGACCGCCCTGCTCAGCATCTTCCTCCTCAGAGCTACAAACGCCCAGCATGCTGGAGTCTTTATCCTTCAGCGAAAGCTTGAGTGCCAACCTGGCAGACGAAAACTTTTCTTCTATCGGATCTGAATCCACTTCGTGGTCCTATTATCAGAGGACTATGGAGTCACCCACAATATCTGGATTAAAAAATGAACCAGAGGAAAGCATAAGCCCAGAGTTTCTTGAGTGTGAAAGCCCGAGTCGTGACACTAAAAGTTTGTCTAGTGCTGCTTCTAAGGAGCCCCCGTTCAAATTCAGCAACTTACATAATTCGATTTAA